The Chloroflexota bacterium genome includes the window GGTGCTCTACCCGCTCGTGCCGCTCGCCCGCTACGAGCGTGACGTGCTGGCCGCCAACGAGACGAACGACCGCTACTTCGTGACGCTCGGGGCGATGGAGCGGCAGCGCCGGCCTCAGGAGCCAGTCGTGCTGGACCCGACGCTCCAGAACGACCGCACGGGCGCGGCCGGCACGGCTCAGCGGACGTTCGACTTCATGATGGAGCTGCGCGGCATCCGCCGAGCCACGCTCAAAGAGGCGAACGAGCGCATCGTGCGGGAGCTGGACGTGCCGACGGCCATCGTGGTGGCCGACGACCGCGTCGCCAGCTTCGTGGACCGCTCGGGCGCGCCCAACCGCGCCAACGCCGAGACCTGGAGCATCGAGCAGTTGCCGAACGACGACGGCGGCGGCTTCACGATCTGGCGGATCACCCGGCGGTAAGGTGGCCGGAGCGCCCCTCACCCCCCGCTCTGCGGCACCTCCGTGAGTTCGGACGGCTACGGGAGGATGTCCACCAGGGCTTCCGTCACCCAGCCGAAGCGCCGCTCCCCGAGCGCCACGTCGGCGCAGAGGACGTGGCGGCCCGCGGCGTCCGCTGGCACGTCTACGGCGAACGTCAGCGCGCCGTCCTTGCCGGCGAAGAGCATCACCTCGCCAGCCTCAGGGGTGGCCGTCCAGCCATCCGGCAGCGCCAGGCTCGCGCGCAGGAACTCGTCAGTGGGGGCGTGGTTGGTGGCGCGCAACTCCAGGATCAGCCGCTCGCCGGCCTTGACCTTCGTCTGGTACGGGTAGAGCGTGCACCAGCTCGGATCGAGCGCGAAGTTGACCTCGTCGGGGACGGCCACGACCTTCACGAAGGCGTCCGAGAGATCGCGCGCCCAGGTGATGAAGTCGTCCAGGAGCTGGCGGTTGACCTCGATGGCCCCGGTGTGGCCCGTCAGCAGCAGCTCTGGCTCGTACTCGCGCAGGCGCTCGGCCCCGAGCGCGATGCTGTCCACCAGCATCTTGTTACGGTAGACCGGCGCGGCGGCGCGGAGCGGGCTGATGGTCCCGGCCATCAGGTTGTCGCCGGTGAACGCGACCTTGGTGCCGTCCACCTGGCCGAACATCCCGAGCGCCCACCAGGTGTGGCCGGGCATGTGGAACACCGTGAAGCTGTGGCTGTCCCAGGAGAACGTCTCGCCCTCCTTGAGCTTGCGGTCCACGCGGATCGGGGAGGGCAGCAGGCACGGGATGTTGTAGCCGGCCGGGTTTTCGAGGATGTCCGTGAAGTTCTCGAAGATCCAGGCCTGGACGCCATGCTCCTGCTGGAGCCAGGGCAGCCCGGCGATGTGATCGTCGTGGTAGTGGCTGGGGATGACCGCCTCGACCTTCGTGAGGCCGGCCGCCGCCTTCAGGTCGTTGAGCGAGTGCTCGACGAACCGCAGGTCGCTGGCGAAGTGATCCCAGGAGGGGAAGCCGTAGTCGAGCAGCACGCCGCGCCCGTCGTCCGAGAGCAGGCAGTACAGGTTGGAGCAGGAGTGCGGGTTCGCCCACAGGTGTGGCAGCAGCTTCTGCTTCGGCTGATCGACGGCGTGCGGCCAGATCTTCCAGACGCGGCTGGCGCGTAGCTCACGCTGGGCCTCGTACAGGTGGCGCAGGTTGGCGGCGAGGCTGTCCAGTGCCGCCACGGCCCCGGTCGTCATCGGGTGGCCGTGCGAGCCGAGCAGCAGATCGGGCTGGCGGTCGCGGATCAGCAGCGTCGAGTGCAGGGCCGCCCCGACGCCGTCCGGGAAGCCGTACTGCCACTGGAGATCGTGGATGCTGTGCAGCTTGCCCGGCTCGGCGATCAGGTCGCCGACGACGGCGACGGCCTGCTCGTCCACCTGGAGGGTGTACGTCACCGAGCCTTTGGTGTGGCCCGGCGTCGGGACGACCTGGATCGTGTACCCCCGCCACGCGAAGCGCTCGTAGTCCCTGAACCGCTTCGCGATGGGGACCGGGCGCGGCAGCGTGAACCCGATGCTGGAGACGTCGTAGTTGTGGTAGACCCGCTTCAGCCGCCAGAAGGCGTCGGTGTCCGCGAACAGCGCCGCCTCGCGCTCGGGCACGGCGATGGGGATGCCGCGCTCGGCCAGGAGGTAGTCGCCCTGGGCCTGATCGCGGTGGTGGTGGGTGTGCAAGACCCACTCGATCTCCTTGACGCCGGCTTCGTGGAGGTGCTCCAGAATCTGGCCGGAGCCGAAGTCGAACAGGAGGCCGCGCTCGCCGTCCTTGAGGAGGTAGACGTTGCAGGTGTCGCCGAACCAGTAGAGGTTGGGGAGCAACTGCTGGAGCGGGGACGCGGGGTTGGGCTGGCTCATGTGGGCGGCCTCCTGGGATCGAGCAGCGAGATGGGGCGCGCGCTTGCGGCATGGTAGCCGGCCCGAGGCGGAAATAGGGCCTGTGGCTGGCGAACGGCCAGGGCGATTGCATGTTGATGTCGTCGTGCCGCCGCGTCGGGGCTTGAAAGCCCCGCCTACACTCCTGCCGTCGCTGCGCGACGCTCCAGGCTCGCCAGCCCACAGCCAGTCTCTCTACCTGTGGGGCCCGTCGGGATGGCATCTGCGTCCTGGCCGGCTGACCGTTTCATGTTCGCCACATCAGGCGATCAACCACTGCGTCGGGACACTCCTGCCTCCATGTTTCGGACGCAGGATGGTGGCGAG containing:
- a CDS encoding MBL fold metallo-hydrolase codes for the protein MSQPNPASPLQQLLPNLYWFGDTCNVYLLKDGERGLLFDFGSGQILEHLHEAGVKEIEWVLHTHHHRDQAQGDYLLAERGIPIAVPEREAALFADTDAFWRLKRVYHNYDVSSIGFTLPRPVPIAKRFRDYERFAWRGYTIQVVPTPGHTKGSVTYTLQVDEQAVAVVGDLIAEPGKLHSIHDLQWQYGFPDGVGAALHSTLLIRDRQPDLLLGSHGHPMTTGAVAALDSLAANLRHLYEAQRELRASRVWKIWPHAVDQPKQKLLPHLWANPHSCSNLYCLLSDDGRGVLLDYGFPSWDHFASDLRFVEHSLNDLKAAAGLTKVEAVIPSHYHDDHIAGLPWLQQEHGVQAWIFENFTDILENPAGYNIPCLLPSPIRVDRKLKEGETFSWDSHSFTVFHMPGHTWWALGMFGQVDGTKVAFTGDNLMAGTISPLRAAAPVYRNKMLVDSIALGAERLREYEPELLLTGHTGAIEVNRQLLDDFITWARDLSDAFVKVVAVPDEVNFALDPSWCTLYPYQTKVKAGERLILELRATNHAPTDEFLRASLALPDGWTATPEAGEVMLFAGKDGALTFAVDVPADAAGRHVLCADVALGERRFGWVTEALVDILP